In a single window of the Chondrocystis sp. NIES-4102 genome:
- a CDS encoding periplasmic polyamine-binding protein has translation MKSAISRRYFLYASLGATLSQILGGCSNSATITQILFLENSIPVQLIKDFQKTLKSDNKTDFQPQNQFKQIFDSLTRWQQSKNEDKKTQGLIDKILNRPIIYPSVTSLGDFWLSDAIEQNLIKPLAINNLAGWQKLPKTWQQLVQRNQQGYLTQEGTIWGAPYRWGSTVIAYQSKKLEKLNITIKDWQDLWQPELRDRLSLLDSYREVIGLTLKKMGYSYNTQNINSISNLEKELLALHKQTKLYSSDRYLEPLVLGDTLVAVAWSSDILPILKQYPEIKFIIPPSGTSLWADIWVEPQISQVSNKDHNQALINSWIDFCWQSKAAQQISLFTSGISPITRSLKRSELSTDLQDNVFINSEVLYSEKSEFLLPLEPAINQQYRDLWLKIRQ, from the coding sequence ATGAAATCCGCCATATCTCGTCGTTATTTTCTCTACGCTAGTCTTGGTGCTACTTTGAGTCAAATTTTGGGAGGTTGTAGTAATTCAGCAACAATTACACAAATATTATTTTTAGAAAATTCTATTCCTGTCCAGTTAATTAAGGACTTTCAGAAAACACTTAAATCTGACAATAAAACTGATTTTCAACCTCAAAACCAATTCAAGCAAATATTTGATTCACTTACTCGTTGGCAACAAAGCAAGAATGAAGATAAAAAAACTCAGGGATTGATAGATAAAATACTAAATAGACCGATAATTTATCCCAGTGTAACTAGTTTAGGAGACTTTTGGTTGTCTGATGCCATTGAGCAAAACCTGATTAAACCTTTGGCAATTAATAATTTAGCAGGTTGGCAAAAACTCCCTAAAACTTGGCAACAATTAGTTCAACGTAATCAACAAGGGTATTTAACCCAAGAAGGTACAATTTGGGGTGCGCCCTATCGTTGGGGTAGTACAGTAATTGCTTATCAAAGTAAGAAGTTAGAAAAGTTAAATATTACCATTAAAGATTGGCAGGATCTTTGGCAACCAGAATTACGCGATCGCCTTTCTTTGTTAGATTCATATCGAGAAGTTATTGGTTTAACTCTCAAAAAAATGGGTTATTCTTACAACACGCAAAATATTAATTCAATCTCTAATTTAGAAAAGGAATTATTAGCTTTACATAAACAAACAAAATTATACAGTTCGGATCGTTATTTAGAGCCTTTGGTATTAGGTGATACATTGGTTGCAGTTGCTTGGTCTTCGGATATATTACCTATACTTAAACAATATCCTGAAATTAAATTTATTATTCCGCCTTCAGGTACATCTTTATGGGCAGATATTTGGGTAGAACCTCAGATATCCCAAGTAAGTAATAAGGATCACAATCAAGCTTTAATTAATTCATGGATTGATTTTTGCTGGCAATCGAAGGCAGCCCAACAAATATCTTTATTTACTTCAGGAATTTCTCCTATTACTCGCTCTTTAAAGAGATCAGAACTATCTACAGATCTGCAAGATAATGTATTTATTAATTCAGAGGTTTTATATTCCGAAAAAAGTGAATTTCTCCTACCTCTAGAACCAGCAATTAACCAGCAATATCGAGATTTATGGCTTAAAATTAGGCAATAA
- a CDS encoding ATP-dependent DNA helicase RecQ — translation MNIAWQTVKDRFKQVWGYEDFRYPQGEIIATLLARKDTLVILPTGGGKSICFQLPALLQTGLTIVISPLVALMENQVKQLQQLKLPGALLHSELSRLERKQILQAIKDQKLSLLYLSPETLLSLPVWEIISHPQIKITAIVLDEVHCLTQWGTTFRPAYRRLGAVRRSLLKYKPSGTKIAIAAFTATADPPAQAAIIQVLELQQPEVFLVSPYRPNINLNIKTIWTPKGRKQATLKFIQAHPNQSGLVYVRSRDCSQNLAAWLKSENYAVAAYHAGLITQERRKIEQDWLTDKIQFVICTSAFGMGIDKPDVRWIIHFHAPELLAEYIQEIGRGGRDGKPAEALTLVSESTGWLNPEDKQRSQFFTRKLTQQYQQAQQIVKQLPSQGTVATIKEQFPQGEITLGILHSLGLIDWQDPFHYRKRTSAISLNQLTNSQKHHQQQMQTYLITKQCRWQFLLQAFGFNKEAEKFRCGHCDNCCRIRGKDKMIREDWRNLKL, via the coding sequence ATGAATATTGCTTGGCAGACAGTTAAAGATAGATTTAAACAAGTTTGGGGATATGAAGATTTTAGATATCCTCAAGGAGAGATAATTGCTACTCTCTTAGCCAGAAAAGATACTTTAGTAATTCTGCCAACGGGTGGGGGTAAATCTATTTGTTTTCAGTTACCAGCACTATTACAGACAGGATTAACTATTGTCATCTCTCCTTTAGTTGCTTTAATGGAAAATCAGGTAAAACAACTACAGCAATTAAAATTACCTGGAGCATTATTACATAGTGAATTATCGCGTTTAGAAAGAAAACAAATCTTACAAGCAATTAAGGATCAAAAATTAAGCCTGTTATATTTATCTCCAGAAACCTTACTTAGTCTGCCTGTTTGGGAAATTATTTCGCATCCCCAAATTAAAATTACTGCAATAGTTTTAGATGAGGTTCATTGCCTAACTCAATGGGGAACTACATTTCGCCCTGCTTATCGTCGTTTAGGGGCAGTGCGTCGTAGCTTATTAAAGTATAAACCATCTGGGACAAAAATAGCGATCGCAGCTTTTACCGCCACCGCCGATCCTCCAGCACAAGCAGCAATTATTCAAGTATTAGAATTACAGCAACCAGAAGTTTTTTTAGTTAGTCCCTATCGTCCTAATATAAATTTAAATATCAAAACTATTTGGACTCCCAAAGGTAGGAAACAAGCAACTTTAAAGTTTATTCAAGCTCACCCTAATCAATCTGGTTTAGTTTACGTGCGATCGCGCGACTGTAGTCAAAACCTAGCAGCTTGGTTAAAATCTGAAAATTACGCTGTTGCAGCATATCATGCAGGTTTAATTACTCAAGAAAGAAGAAAAATAGAGCAAGACTGGCTTACAGACAAAATTCAATTTGTAATTTGTACCTCTGCTTTTGGCATGGGAATAGATAAACCCGATGTACGTTGGATCATTCATTTTCACGCACCAGAATTATTAGCTGAATATATCCAGGAAATCGGTAGAGGTGGTAGAGATGGTAAACCTGCTGAAGCTTTAACTTTAGTCAGTGAGTCTACTGGTTGGCTTAACCCTGAAGATAAACAACGTAGTCAATTTTTTACCCGTAAATTAACACAACAATATCAACAAGCACAACAAATAGTAAAACAATTACCTAGTCAAGGTACAGTTGCCACAATTAAAGAACAATTTCCTCAAGGAGAAATTACTTTAGGCATTCTACATAGTTTAGGTTTAATTGACTGGCAAGATCCTTTTCATTACCGTAAACGCACATCTGCAATTAGTTTAAATCAGTTAACTAACAGCCAGAAACATCATCAACAACAAATGCAAACTTATTTAATAACAAAACAATGTCGTTGGCAATTTTTATTACAGGCTTTCGGATTTAATAAAGAAGCAGAGAAATTCAGATGTGGGCATTGTGATAATTGTTGTCGAATTAGAGGCAAAGATAAAATGATAAGAGAAGACTGGCGCAATTTAAAGTTATGA
- a CDS encoding lipoate-protein ligase B produces the protein MRQNYRDCILENQKIVKYAQAWAYQRSLVEARINNPDLNDILILLEHPPVYTLGTGSILDFLKFNPEKTDLEIHRIERGGEVTYHCPNQLVGYPILNLRYYQQDLHWYLRQLETVIIKTVATYGLNAYRIPKFTGVWLEGKKIAAIGIKVRRWITMHGFSINVCPDMTGFDHIIPCGIADKPVGSLVEFVPNISVDEVRIQVAKAFAEVFEVNLIENHLQGQLFINTSPGL, from the coding sequence ATGAGACAAAATTATAGGGATTGTATATTAGAAAATCAAAAAATAGTAAAATATGCACAAGCATGGGCGTATCAGCGATCGCTAGTAGAAGCAAGAATTAATAACCCTGATTTAAATGATATTTTAATTTTGCTTGAGCATCCGCCTGTATATACTCTAGGCACTGGTTCTATTCTTGATTTTTTAAAGTTTAATCCTGAAAAAACTGACTTGGAAATTCATCGTATTGAAAGGGGCGGAGAAGTCACCTATCATTGTCCCAATCAATTGGTAGGTTATCCAATCCTTAATTTGCGTTATTATCAACAGGATTTACATTGGTATTTGAGGCAATTAGAAACTGTTATTATTAAAACTGTAGCTACTTATGGTTTAAATGCCTATCGTATTCCTAAGTTTACTGGGGTATGGTTGGAAGGAAAAAAAATTGCAGCCATTGGCATTAAAGTTCGTCGTTGGATCACTATGCACGGCTTCTCTATAAATGTCTGTCCAGATATGACTGGTTTTGATCATATAATTCCCTGTGGTATTGCAGATAAGCCTGTAGGAAGTTTAGTTGAGTTTGTACCAAATATTTCAGTAGATGAGGTAAGAATTCAGGTAGCTAAAGCTTTCGCAGAAGTATTTGAAGTAAATTTAATTGAGAATCATTTACAGGGACAACTATTTATAAATACAAGTCCTGGGTTGTAA
- the lrtA gene encoding light repressed protein A homolog, protein MKLLIQGNNIAVTESIHDYVEQKIEKAIKHFENITSKVDVHLSVARNSRIERKHKAEVTVFANGTVIRAQEGSENLYASIDMVADKIARQLRKYKEKHLPKKAHANLRSEDANEDSISELTQLNSDRDPELPAEVVRTKYFAMPPMTPEEALEHLQLVDHDFYMFKNSETGEINVIYTRNHGGYGVIQPRLDSTSQNGNSAH, encoded by the coding sequence ATGAAGCTTTTGATCCAAGGAAATAATATTGCAGTCACAGAATCGATTCATGATTACGTAGAACAAAAAATAGAAAAAGCGATTAAACACTTTGAGAATATAACAAGTAAGGTGGATGTTCATTTATCTGTAGCACGCAATTCTAGGATCGAAAGGAAACATAAAGCAGAAGTAACAGTGTTTGCGAATGGAACAGTAATTCGCGCTCAAGAAGGTAGCGAAAATCTTTACGCAAGTATCGATATGGTTGCCGATAAAATAGCCCGTCAATTACGCAAATATAAAGAAAAGCATCTGCCTAAAAAAGCTCATGCTAATCTGCGTTCAGAAGATGCAAACGAAGATAGTATTTCAGAACTAACTCAATTAAATAGCGATCGCGACCCCGAATTACCAGCAGAAGTGGTAAGAACTAAATATTTTGCTATGCCCCCTATGACTCCTGAAGAAGCATTAGAACATCTTCAATTAGTCGATCACGACTTTTATATGTTCAAGAATAGTGAGACGGGAGAAATTAATGTAATATATACCAGAAATCATGGTGGCTATGGGGTAATACAACCTCGTTTAGACAGTACTAGTCAAAATGGCAATTCTGCTCATTGA
- a CDS encoding type II secretion system protein produces MSIYIAKVRDHSGKVFKEKIEAASPEQARSVLKNRYVAVGKIDKSGFEIDLSQLQMALAKVKVKDKAIFSRQFSVMVNAGVAIIRALGILSDQAPNPKLKKALLEISAEVQQGISLSESMSKHPECFNNLYVAMVEAGEAGGVLDEVLMRLSTLLEDMAKLQNQIKSAMAYPVTVGIFALIAFLGMTIFLIPVFAGIFDKLGGELPLLTRTMLAISGILRSWKVVIPIVGFIVISFLFRTYYKTPVGRLQIDGFMLKAPLFGDLNEKIAVARFCRIFGTLTRSGVPVLQCFDIVCDTIGNQVLVNAIMAAKNDIQQGGMISLAIQKENVFPPLAIQMISIGEETGELDGMMEKVADFYEEEVEQAVKALTSMIEPLMMVGIAIMVGTILLSMYLPMFAIFDQLG; encoded by the coding sequence ATGTCCATATATATAGCAAAGGTTAGAGATCATTCAGGGAAGGTCTTTAAAGAGAAAATAGAGGCAGCCTCTCCCGAACAAGCTCGTTCTGTTTTAAAAAATAGATATGTTGCTGTCGGTAAAATTGATAAATCTGGTTTTGAAATTGACCTATCGCAGCTACAAATGGCTTTAGCTAAAGTCAAGGTTAAGGATAAAGCAATATTTTCGCGCCAGTTTTCCGTTATGGTTAACGCAGGTGTAGCGATTATTCGCGCTTTGGGCATCCTTTCAGATCAAGCTCCTAACCCGAAATTAAAAAAAGCTTTATTAGAAATTAGTGCCGAAGTGCAACAGGGTATAAGTTTGTCGGAATCAATGAGCAAGCACCCTGAATGTTTCAATAATTTATATGTGGCAATGGTTGAAGCAGGGGAAGCTGGTGGGGTACTTGATGAAGTATTAATGAGACTTTCAACACTTTTAGAGGATATGGCAAAGTTACAGAATCAAATTAAGTCGGCGATGGCTTACCCTGTAACAGTTGGTATTTTTGCATTAATTGCTTTTTTGGGGATGACTATTTTCTTAATCCCAGTCTTTGCTGGTATTTTTGATAAGTTAGGGGGTGAATTACCCCTTTTAACCAGAACCATGTTAGCTATTAGTGGCATCCTCCGTAGTTGGAAAGTAGTTATTCCAATTGTAGGATTTATAGTAATTAGTTTCTTATTCCGCACATATTATAAAACGCCAGTCGGTCGTCTACAGATCGATGGTTTTATGCTCAAAGCTCCTTTATTTGGTGATTTAAATGAAAAAATTGCCGTGGCTCGTTTTTGCCGAATTTTTGGAACTTTAACTCGCTCAGGTGTGCCTGTGTTGCAATGTTTTGATATTGTTTGTGACACAATTGGCAATCAAGTATTAGTCAATGCGATTATGGCTGCTAAGAATGATATTCAACAGGGTGGGATGATTTCTCTGGCAATTCAAAAGGAAAATGTTTTTCCACCTCTAGCAATTCAAATGATCAGTATTGGCGAAGAAACTGGGGAGTTGGATGGCATGATGGAAAAAGTTGCCGACTTCTATGAAGAGGAAGTTGAGCAAGCAGTTAAAGCTCTTACTAGTATGATTGAACCTCTTATGATGGTGGGTATTGCCATAATGGTAGGGACAATTTTGCTTTCTATGTATTTACCTATGTTTGCTATTTTTGATCAATTGGGATAA
- a CDS encoding twitching motility protein, which produces MDLMIEDLMEQLVEMGGSDMHIQASAPVYFRISGKLTPIGEELNPQECQRLIFSMLNNNQRKELEQNWELDCAYGVKGLARFRVNVYKERGCYASCLRALSSKIPNFEQMGLPDVVRRITERPRGLVLVTGPTGSGKTTTLAAMLDLINRTRGEHILTVEDPIEYVFDNIKSLFHQRQKGEDTKSFANALKAALREDPDIILVGEMRDLETIALAISAAETGHLVFGTLHTNSASGTVDRIIDVFPAGQQAQIRAMLSNSLIAVFSQTLVKKKNPKPGEFGRVMAQEIMVVTPAIANLIREGKAAMVYSSIQTGAKMDMQTMEQALADFVKKGIVSIEEAIAKSSRPDELQRLVGAAGTGMVSNTNSKQR; this is translated from the coding sequence ATGGATTTGATGATTGAAGATTTAATGGAACAACTGGTTGAAATGGGTGGCTCAGATATGCACATTCAGGCTAGTGCGCCAGTTTATTTTCGCATCAGTGGTAAGTTAACTCCTATTGGCGAAGAGCTTAATCCTCAAGAGTGTCAAAGGCTGATTTTTAGTATGCTCAATAACAACCAAAGAAAGGAATTAGAACAGAATTGGGAGTTAGATTGTGCCTATGGGGTTAAAGGGTTAGCTCGTTTTCGGGTTAATGTCTATAAAGAAAGAGGTTGTTACGCTTCTTGTTTACGAGCATTATCATCTAAAATTCCTAATTTCGAGCAGATGGGATTACCTGATGTAGTAAGAAGAATTACCGAACGACCCAGGGGCTTGGTTTTGGTTACAGGACCGACGGGATCGGGAAAAACCACCACTTTAGCAGCCATGTTGGATTTAATTAACCGTACCAGAGGGGAGCATATTTTAACAGTAGAAGATCCAATTGAATATGTTTTTGACAATATTAAAAGTTTATTTCATCAAAGACAAAAGGGAGAAGATACTAAAAGCTTTGCCAATGCCTTAAAAGCTGCATTAAGGGAAGATCCAGATATTATTTTAGTAGGAGAGATGCGAGACTTGGAAACCATCGCTTTGGCAATCTCCGCAGCCGAAACTGGTCACTTAGTTTTTGGAACACTTCATACAAACTCTGCTTCGGGAACAGTTGATCGGATCATTGACGTTTTTCCCGCAGGTCAACAAGCGCAAATTCGGGCGATGTTGTCAAACTCTTTAATTGCTGTTTTTAGTCAGACTTTAGTTAAAAAGAAAAATCCCAAACCAGGAGAATTCGGACGAGTGATGGCGCAGGAAATTATGGTAGTCACGCCAGCGATCGCCAACTTGATTCGGGAAGGGAAAGCTGCAATGGTATATTCCTCGATTCAAACGGGAGCGAAAATGGATATGCAGACAATGGAACAAGCGTTAGCAGACTTTGTGAAAAAAGGCATAGTCAGCATTGAAGAAGCGATCGCTAAAAGTTCTCGACCCGATGAATTGCAACGTCTTGTTGGTGCTGCTGGTACAGGCATGGTATCTAATACAAATTCTAAACAGCGTTAA